A genomic region of Enterococcus sp. 12C11_DIV0727 contains the following coding sequences:
- a CDS encoding amidohydrolase: protein MTTIQEKMPQTDMVKWRRHLHQHPELSFHEVETAKYIKKVLADFPNLEVSSLTENSVIAILKGSKPGKTIALRADIDALPIVEEADVDFPSENPGVMHACGHDTHTAMLLGAIKTLTGMQDKIAGTVKFIFQPAEEEPPGGAKLLVEAGVMDDVDQVFGLHIAPNIPVGMVGTRKGPASAASDVFTLKIQGKGSHGSTPDLSVDPIMIGVEIITNLNNIVSRNISPFDNAVISIGEFNAGKTANVIPDTAKIQGTVRTNNKEVRAFIQKRIEGIIDGICKMYDATYDLDYLLGYSEVNNDSDATDIVMAAAEKVVGKERMFEAPKMMGGEDFSAYTDVRPGSFFILGGGTAAEGCGYMNHHPKFKIMEECFPVGAGMHTQIILDILGQG, encoded by the coding sequence ATGACAACTATTCAAGAAAAAATGCCACAGACAGATATGGTCAAATGGAGAAGACACTTGCATCAACATCCAGAATTATCATTTCATGAAGTAGAAACAGCTAAATATATCAAAAAAGTTCTTGCTGATTTTCCAAATCTAGAAGTCAGTTCATTGACTGAAAATAGTGTGATTGCTATTTTAAAAGGGAGTAAGCCAGGCAAAACGATTGCTTTAAGAGCAGATATCGATGCATTACCAATCGTAGAAGAAGCAGATGTAGATTTTCCGTCTGAAAATCCTGGTGTGATGCATGCGTGTGGCCATGATACGCATACTGCGATGTTGTTAGGTGCCATCAAAACGTTGACTGGTATGCAAGATAAAATCGCTGGTACAGTAAAATTTATTTTCCAACCAGCCGAAGAAGAACCGCCGGGTGGGGCTAAGTTATTGGTTGAAGCAGGCGTGATGGATGATGTAGATCAAGTTTTTGGTTTGCATATTGCACCGAATATTCCAGTTGGGATGGTGGGAACTAGAAAAGGTCCTGCTAGTGCGGCGTCTGATGTCTTTACTTTGAAAATTCAAGGAAAAGGTTCACATGGTTCAACACCTGATTTATCTGTTGACCCAATCATGATCGGTGTAGAGATCATCACTAATTTGAATAACATTGTTTCTAGAAATATTAGTCCTTTTGACAATGCCGTTATTTCAATTGGCGAATTCAATGCCGGGAAAACAGCGAATGTTATCCCTGATACAGCTAAAATCCAAGGAACAGTTCGGACGAACAATAAAGAAGTACGTGCGTTTATCCAAAAACGAATCGAAGGAATCATTGATGGCATTTGTAAGATGTATGATGCAACCTATGATCTAGATTATTTACTTGGTTATAGTGAGGTCAATAATGATAGTGACGCAACGGATATTGTGATGGCTGCAGCTGAAAAAGTTGTGGGCAAAGAACGGATGTTTGAAGCCCCTAAAATGATGGGCGGTGAAGATTTCTCTGCTTACACTGATGTGAGACCCGGTTCATTCTTTATTTTAGGTGGTGGAACAGCAGCAGAAGGCTGTGGTTATATGAATCATCATCCAAAATTTAAAATTATGGAAGAATGTTTCCCTGTTGGTGCCGGGATGCATACGCAGATTATTTTGGATATTTTAGGACAAGGATAA
- a CDS encoding DUF3784 domain-containing protein, giving the protein MVKLIMILIFILCGIQLWRGKWLWLIAGYNTASKQEKATLNERALGKAMAEFCLFP; this is encoded by the coding sequence ATGGTAAAGTTGATTATGATCCTGATTTTTATACTTTGTGGGATTCAGCTGTGGCGCGGGAAATGGTTATGGTTGATTGCTGGTTACAATACAGCATCTAAGCAAGAAAAAGCAACATTAAATGAAAGAGCGTTAGGCAAAGCAATGGCGGAATTCTGTTTATTTCCGTAG
- a CDS encoding helix-turn-helix transcriptional regulator, protein MEIGKLLKIRREQKKLTQQQVAAKFHVTRQTVSRWENEKSYPNIDTLIELSSFFDFSLDEILKRNDLMVSDEIKRDDKWLDN, encoded by the coding sequence ATGGAGATTGGAAAATTGTTGAAAATCCGCAGAGAACAAAAGAAGTTAACACAGCAACAAGTAGCAGCTAAGTTCCATGTAACAAGGCAAACTGTTTCACGTTGGGAAAATGAAAAATCATATCCTAATATTGATACCCTGATTGAACTGAGTTCCTTTTTTGATTTTTCATTAGATGAAATTTTAAAAAGAAATGATTTGATGGTTAGTGATGAAATCAAGAGGGATGATAAATGGTTGGACAATTAG
- a CDS encoding DUF2200 domain-containing protein translates to MDAKNQRVFAMSFASIYPLYIQKVEKKGRTKAEADEVICWLTGYDEVGLQKQIEDKVDLQTFFAQAPEVNPNVSLIKGVICGYRVEEIEDELMQKIRYMDKLIDELAKGKAMEKILRK, encoded by the coding sequence ATGGACGCAAAAAATCAAAGAGTATTTGCAATGTCGTTTGCCAGTATTTACCCGTTATACATTCAAAAAGTCGAAAAAAAAGGTCGGACAAAGGCCGAAGCCGATGAAGTTATTTGTTGGCTGACAGGGTATGACGAAGTGGGATTACAGAAACAAATTGAGGATAAAGTTGATTTACAAACATTCTTTGCGCAAGCACCAGAAGTAAATCCGAATGTCTCATTGATCAAGGGCGTCATTTGTGGCTACCGTGTAGAAGAGATAGAAGATGAACTGATGCAGAAAATTCGTTATATGGATAAATTGATTGATGAACTAGCTAAAGGAAAAGCAATGGAAAAGATATTGAGAAAATAA